Below is a genomic region from Thiohalorhabdus sp. Cl-TMA.
CACAGGCACTGCACCGGGGGCGGCTCGGCAGCCCGGATATAGAGGCGAGTGCGGGCGATCCGGTTGAGGAGCGGCTGGGAGTCGGGACCCACCACCGCGTGCATGCGCAGGCGCGTGACCACCGGGGCATCCGGCTCCCGCTCGAAGCTGTCCAGCCAGAATTCCACGGCGGCCTTGTCCTCGCTGTATCCGAACCCCGGCATGGGCCGGCGCGGCGACTCCTCGTCCATGGGTACCGGATTGTCGGGCCAGGCACCGTAAACCGCGGCGCTCGACGGATAGACCACGTGCCGGACGCCCGCCTCGCGGGCCGCGCTGAAGAGGTTTCGGCTGCCCTCCAGGTTGATGGAGCGCATGAGGTTGCGCTCCTTCCACCGGCGCCCGAGGGAGGCGCCCATGACGATGAAGGCGAGGTGGACCACCGCGTCCACCCCTTCCAGATGCTCGCGGAGCTCGGGCGCCCGGATATCGCTGCGAACGGAGCGGAAGCGCGGGTGGGGAAAGGTGAGCGGGAACCAGTCGAGCCCGATGACCTCCTCCACCCCCGGCCGCTCCAGCAGACGGGGAAGGAGGGGCTGGGCCAGATGGGAATTGGCGCCGGTTACCAGGATTCGCATATCAGCTCGGCAGACGTCTGGGGAGGGCCTGGCCCGGTCGGCCCTCGGCATGGTGGCGACCGGGGGTCAGGAGCGACGCTCCCGGAAATGGGGCATAACGCGCTCCGCCAGGGTATGCATGGATTCCTGCACCACCTCGGTGGGCAGGGCGCCCGCGCCGACGGCGCACAGCAGATGGTCCACCCCGGCCGCCCGATATTTCTCCAGCTTCTCGATGCACGCCTCGGGCGATCCGACCACCACCATGCCCATGGCCTCCAGGAGGGATAGCCGGACTGCGCGCTTGAGCAGGGGCTGCAGGCGCCCCAGCTTCTGATAGTAATCGTAGCTTTCCCGGAATTTCTCCAGGACCGGCCGGGTTTGACCCAACAGGCGCTCGTAATACCAAGTGAACGGTTCGCGCGCAAGCTTTCTGGCACGGTCTCCATCCTCCAGGCAGAGCACGCCCACCGTCATGCCGAAGCGCGGGTTGCTTCCCGGCGGGGCCCCTTGGGGCCAGGCCTCCCGCCAGGCCCGCCGGTACTCCTTGAGGTCCTGCTTGACCAGGAACCAGGGCTTGAACGGTCCGGCCAGCGCCCCCAGACCTTCTCCCGCCGCCCAGGTGAAGGTCTCCGGGGAGACGGCCGCCGTCCACAGGGGCGGATGCGGATCCTGCACCACGCCGGGCAGCACCTCGATATTCTCCAGGGCGTAATGGTCGCCCCGGAAGGTTACCGGCTCCCCGGAAAAGGCCCGCCGGACCACCGCCAGCGACTCGTCGACGATCGCACGGCTGGCGGCCATGTCGGAACCGAAAACCGCGTACTCCTTGGGCGAGAAGCCCCGTCCCACGCCGAGCTCCAGGCGCCCTCCCGAAAGCAGGTCCAGGGTGGCGGCACGCTCCGCCACGCGCACGGCGTGGTTGTAGGGGAGCACCACCACCCCGTGTCCCAGGCGCAGGGCACGGGTCCGCTGGCTGGCGGCGGCAAGGAACAGCTCCGGGGCCGAGGAGTGGGAATACTCGCGCATGAAATGGTGCTCCACCAGCCAGGCGGTGGAGAAGCCGAGCCTGTCCGCGAGGGCGACCTCCTCCAGGGTCTCGGCGAAGACCTGGGATTCTCCGCGTCCGCCGTGCTCGGGGACCGCCAGCTCGAAGAAGAGGTCGAAATTCATGCCCCGGGCTATCCTGGTGGGGAGCCGATTGGTTACGATTCCCGCAGGATTCTACCTTAGCCGGGCCCGTTCTTCAGGGGTCCCGCCGCCACCCCTTGCAGAGAAACGGATCATGGAAGCGAAGCTCGACCCCCGGGAAGTACAGGAATCGATGACCTTTGACGTGGATCGGGTGGCCGAATTCCGGCGCCGCTGGTCCGTGCTCATGGAGCTGGCGGTGTGGGGGGATCTGAAGGCGCGCGAAGTGGGCGCCCTGCCCAAGCTCCGCAAGCGGTTGCTCGAGTATGGCGAGAAGATCCGCTCCCTGTTCAACGACCGCTCCTGGATTCCCCAGCCCCGGGACCAGATCAAGAGCATCCTCACCGCCAGCCTCGATGTCCGCGACAAGCTCCAGGCCACCGAAAAGGAGGTGGAGGGCCTGACCGGCGGCGCCGACCTGGAGCGGTTCCGGGAAGAGTTCCATCGGCTCCGGGACGACCTCGTGGCCTTGATGGAGCACCACGAGGCGCTCTGGAAAGACCTCCTCAACCGCCTTTACGATGGCTACGAGGAATGGAAGGCCGCCCAGGGGGAGGAGCCGCCCTCCGATTGATCATCCGGCGGGCCGCCGCGCCATGAACCAACAGCCAGCCGAGACGAGAGGGAAGCGATGAAAGCCGTGGTAATGCCCACGCCGGGTGGACCCGAGGTCCTGGAGGAACGGGAGGTCGCCGATCCGGTCCGCTCCGACGAGCGGGATCTGCTGATCCGCCTGAAGGCCGCCGGAATCAACCCCGTGGACACCAAGATGCGCGGTGGCGGGTCCTATGGAAGCGGCGGCGCCCCGGTGATTCTCGGCTGCGAC
It encodes:
- a CDS encoding NAD-dependent epimerase/dehydratase family protein is translated as MRILVTGANSHLAQPLLPRLLERPGVEEVIGLDWFPLTFPHPRFRSVRSDIRAPELREHLEGVDAVVHLAFIVMGASLGRRWKERNLMRSINLEGSRNLFSAAREAGVRHVVYPSSAAVYGAWPDNPVPMDEESPRRPMPGFGYSEDKAAVEFWLDSFEREPDAPVVTRLRMHAVVGPDSQPLLNRIARTRLYIRAAEPPPVQCLWENDAVDAILRALATRAPGAFNIAGAKPEPLPDLIERHHRRAWGLPYGPAAAAHRLVWRFSSGFGDPGWLAGLRYPLVLDCSRAARTLNWRPNYSVANCIDLCWGEPFPTDPGGEAEA
- a CDS encoding LLM class flavin-dependent oxidoreductase — protein: MNFDLFFELAVPEHGGRGESQVFAETLEEVALADRLGFSTAWLVEHHFMREYSHSSAPELFLAAASQRTRALRLGHGVVVLPYNHAVRVAERAATLDLLSGGRLELGVGRGFSPKEYAVFGSDMAASRAIVDESLAVVRRAFSGEPVTFRGDHYALENIEVLPGVVQDPHPPLWTAAVSPETFTWAAGEGLGALAGPFKPWFLVKQDLKEYRRAWREAWPQGAPPGSNPRFGMTVGVLCLEDGDRARKLAREPFTWYYERLLGQTRPVLEKFRESYDYYQKLGRLQPLLKRAVRLSLLEAMGMVVVGSPEACIEKLEKYRAAGVDHLLCAVGAGALPTEVVQESMHTLAERVMPHFRERRS